From the genome of Scytonema hofmannii PCC 7110, one region includes:
- a CDS encoding hemolysin family protein yields the protein MSPTIEILLILFLILANGLFVMSELAIVSSRKARLQQLANQGDAKARVALELASSPNQFLGTVQIGITLLTILSGAVGEEAIAKRLSPVLSLIPFLDNYKVQLGQGIAILIITYLTLILGELVPKRLALNNPESIASVLSIPMQMLATFGSPIVYLLSISTEAVLRILGIRPSTEPQVTEEEIRVLIEQGTEEGTFEEAEQDMVERVFRLGDRPASSFMTPRPDIVWLDLEDTPQENRKKIIDSGYSRYPVCQGGLDNVLGIIRVTDLLARSFSGEQLDLTVGLLQPTYVPESTRGLKVLELFKQTVTHMALVVDEYGVIQGLVTLNDVMIEIVGDVPSIDDQEDPQIVQREDGSWLLDGMLSVEAFFDLFDIEHLPPEIRGSYQTLGGFVMSHLGRIPTAADHFEWQGMRLEVVDMDGNRVDKVLVITQEDKSGNNSAR from the coding sequence ATGTCTCCAACAATCGAAATTCTATTAATTCTTTTTTTAATTCTCGCCAATGGTCTGTTTGTCATGTCTGAACTGGCGATCGTCTCATCCCGAAAGGCACGCTTACAACAGCTTGCCAACCAAGGTGATGCTAAAGCGCGGGTTGCTCTAGAACTGGCTTCCTCTCCCAATCAATTTCTGGGAACAGTTCAGATTGGAATTACACTCCTCACTATTCTGTCTGGTGCTGTTGGCGAAGAAGCTATCGCCAAAAGACTTTCTCCTGTTTTAAGTCTTATACCTTTTCTAGACAATTACAAGGTACAGCTGGGACAAGGCATAGCAATTCTAATTATTACCTATTTAACACTGATTTTGGGGGAATTAGTGCCAAAACGGCTAGCTTTAAATAACCCGGAATCCATAGCTTCAGTTCTGTCCATCCCAATGCAGATGCTGGCTACATTTGGCTCACCCATTGTGTATTTGCTCAGTATTTCTACTGAAGCTGTATTGCGAATCCTGGGTATTAGACCATCTACAGAACCGCAAGTGACAGAAGAAGAAATTAGAGTCCTAATCGAGCAAGGTACGGAGGAAGGAACCTTTGAGGAAGCAGAGCAAGATATGGTCGAACGCGTATTTCGCTTGGGCGATCGCCCTGCGAGTTCCTTCATGACCCCCCGTCCGGATATTGTTTGGTTGGACTTGGAAGATACCCCCCAAGAAAACCGAAAAAAAATTATTGACAGTGGTTATTCCCGGTATCCAGTTTGTCAGGGAGGGCTTGATAACGTACTGGGTATTATCCGAGTTACTGACTTGCTAGCCCGGAGTTTTAGCGGCGAACAGTTAGATTTGACAGTAGGTTTGCTACAGCCAACATATGTGCCAGAAAGCACACGCGGTTTAAAAGTATTGGAATTATTCAAGCAAACCGTAACTCACATGGCACTCGTGGTTGATGAATACGGCGTGATTCAAGGACTTGTAACTCTTAACGACGTTATGATAGAAATTGTTGGCGATGTTCCTTCCATTGACGATCAAGAAGACCCGCAAATTGTACAACGTGAGGATGGGTCTTGGCTGTTGGATGGGATGTTATCAGTAGAGGCATTTTTCGATCTTTTTGATATTGAGCATTTACCTCCCGAAATTCGGGGTAGCTATCAAACATTAGGTGGTTTTGTGATGTCCCATTTAGGTCGTATCCCCACAGCTGCAGATCATTTTGAATGGCAAGGTATGCGGCTTGAGGTGGTGGATATGGATGGAAATCGCGTTGATAAGGTGCTGGTAATAACACAGGAGGATAAATCAGGTAATAACAGCGCTCGCTAA